From Lolium perenne isolate Kyuss_39 chromosome 5, Kyuss_2.0, whole genome shotgun sequence, a single genomic window includes:
- the LOC127300470 gene encoding vacuolar protein sorting-associated protein 32 homolog 1 — MFNRLFGKPKEQANAGALATLDKLNETLDMLEKKEKVLEKKAAGELEKAKDFSKAKNKRAAIASLKRKKMYEQQIEQLGNFQLRIHDQMIMLEAAKATTETVDALRTGAKAMKAMQQATNIDDVDKTMDEINEQTENMKQIQDALSAPIGASADFDEDELEAELEELEGAELEEQLLEPIPYHPVHVPDNRQQVRPVPQKASAEEDELAALQAEMAL; from the exons ATGTTCAACAGGTTGTTCGGGAAGCCCAAGGAGCAGGCCAATGCCGGCGCCTTGGCCACTTTGGACAAGTTAAATGAG ACTCTCGATATGctggagaagaaagagaaagtgcTGGAGAAAAAAGCAGCTGGTGAGCTTGAGAAGGCCAAGGATTTCTCAAAAGCAAAGAATAAAAGAG CTGCTATTGCGTCATTGAAGAGGAAAAAGATGTATGAGCAGCAAATTGAGCAGCTTGGGAATTTTCAGTTGAGAATTCATGATCAG ATGATCATGTTAGAAGCTGCCAAAGCTACGACAGAGACTGTTGATGCATTGAGGACTGGAGCTAAAGCTATGAAAGCAATGCAACAAGCAAC AAATATCGATGACGTTGATAAGACTATGGACGAAATTAACGAACAgactgaaaacatgaaacaaataCAAGATGCTTTGTCAGCTCCTATTGGAGCATCTGCTGATTTTGACGAG GATGAACTGGAAGCAGAGCTGGAAGAACTGGAGGGAGCAGAGTTGGAAGAACAACTACTGGAGCCTATACCTTACCATCCGGTGCATGTCCCAGACAACAGGCAACAAGTTCGTCCTGTTCCACAGAAAGCATCAGCTGAGGAGGATGAGCTTGCTGCACTGCAAGCTGAAATGGCATTGTGA
- the LOC139829655 gene encoding expansin-B2-like — MANTNGAIALVALVSMLVPSVRSAVDYSISAARSYNSGWLPAKATWYGRPNGAGPDDNGGACGFKNVNQYPLSAMTSCGNEPLFQGGAGCGTCYQIRCTRANNPSCSGQTKTVVITDMNYYPVAKYHFDLSGTAFGALAMPGQNDQLRHAGIIDMQFRRVPCNFAGMKLGFYILRGANPNYLPVLVQYANRDGTVVKMDLMRSTNGRATGRWEPMYRSWGSVWRCDSRDALLGPLSLRVTSESGKTLVANNAIPNGWKGDTSYSSNIQFS; from the exons ATGGCCAACACCAATGGCGCCATTGCGCTGGTCGCACTCGTCTCTATGCTCGTCCCGTCCGTCCGTTCTGCAGTCGACTACAGCATCTCCGCCGCGAGATCCTACAACTCCGGCTGGCTCCCCGCCAAGGCCACCTGGTACGGCCGGCCCAACGGCGCCGGCCCCGATGACAACG GTGGTGCTTGTGGCTTCAAGAACGTGAACCAGTACCCACTCTCCGCTATGACGTCATGCGGCAACGAGCCCCTGTTCCAGGGCGGCGCCGGCTGCGGCACCTGCTACCAGATACGATGCACGAGAGCCAACAACCCCTCCTGCTCCGGCCAGACAAAGACGGTGGTGATCACCGACATGAACTACTACCCCGTGGCCAAGTACCACTTCGACCTCAGCGGCACGGCGTTCGGCGCGCTGGCGATGCCGGGACAGAACGACCAGCTCCGGCACGCGGGCATCATCGACATGCAGTTCAGGAGGGTGCCCTGCAACTTCGCCGGCATGAAGCTGGGCTTCTACATCCTGCGCGGCGCCAACCCCAACTACCTCCCGGTGCTGGTGCAGTACGCCAACCGGGACGGCACTGTCGTGAAGATGGACCTCATGCGGTCCACGAACGGCCGCGCCACGGGGCGATGGGAGCCCATGTACCGCTCCTGGGGCTCTGTCTGGCGGTGCGACTCCAGGGACGCGCTGCTGGGGCCGCTCTCCTTGCGCGTCACCAGCGAGTCCGGCAAGACGCTCGTCGCCAACAATGCCATCCCCAATGGCTGGAAGGGCGACACCAGCTACTCGTCCAACATCCAGTTCTCTTGA
- the LOC127300472 gene encoding expansin-B2, translating to MAGVTSNGAVALVVVALLSLVVPSVRSAVDYGVSAARSYNSGWLPAKATWYGQPNGAGADDNGGACGFKNVNRYPLSAMISCGNEPLFQGGAGCGTCYQIRCTRTNNPACSGQTKTVVITDMNYYPVAKYHFDLSGTAFGALAMPGRNDQLRHAGIIDMQFRRVPCNFAGMKLGFYVLRGANPNYLPVLVQYANRDGTVVKMDLMRSRNGRPTGRWEPMYRSWGSVWRCDSRDALLGPLSLRVTSESGKTLVANNVIPNGWKGDTSYSSNIQFS from the exons ATGGCTGGTGTCACCAGCAATGGCGCCGTCGCGCTTGTCGTTGTCGCGCTCCTCTCCCTGGTCGTCCCGTCCGTCCGTTCTGCAGTCGACTACGGCGTCTCCGCCGCTAGATCCTACAACTCCGGCTGGCTCCCCGCCAAGGCCACCTGGTACGGCCAGCCCAACGGCGCCGGGGCCGACGACAACG GTGGTGCTTGCGGCTTCAAGAACGTGAACCGGTACCCCTTGTCCGCCATGATTTCCTGCGGCAACGAGCCCCTCTTCCAGGGTGGCGCCGGCTGCGGCACCTGCTACCAG ATACGGTGCACGAGAACCAACAACCCTGCGTGTTCCGGCCAGACAAAGACGGTGGTGATCACCGACATGAACTACTACCCCGTGGCCAAGTACCACTTCGACCTCAGCGGCACGGCGTTCGGCGCCCTGGCGATGCCGGGCCGGAACGACCAGCTCCGACACGCGGGCATCATCGACATGCAGTTCAGGAGGGTGCCCTGCAACTTCGCGGGCATGAAGCTGGGCTTCTACGTCCTGCGGGGCGCCAACCCCAACTACCTGCCGGTGCTGGTGCAGTACGCCAACCGGGACGGCACCGTCGTGAAGATGGACCTCATGCGCTCCAGGAACGGCCGCCCGACTGGACGCTGGGAGCCCATGTACCGATCCTGGGGATCCGTCTGGCGATGCGACTCCAGGGACGCGCTGCTGGGGCCGCTCTCCCTGCGCGTCACCAGCGAGTCCGGCAAGACGCTCGTCGCCAACAATGTCATCCCCAATGGCTGGAAGGGCGACACCAGCTACTCGTCCAACATCCAGTTCTCTTGA
- the LOC127300474 gene encoding expansin-B2: MASVSTNAVALVALLSMLVPSARSAVDYSISAARSYNSGWLPAKATWYGRPNGAGPDDNGGACGFKNVNQYPLSAMTSCGNEPLFQGGAGCGTCYQIRCTRANNPSCSGQTKTVVITDMNYYPVAKYHFDLSGTAFGALAMPGRNDQLRHAGIIDMQFRRVPCNFAGMKLGFYVLRGANPNYLPVLVQYANRDGTVVKMDLMRSRNGRPTGRWEPMYRSWGSVWRCDSRDALLGPLSLRVTSESGKTLVANNVIPNGWKGDTSYSSNIQFR, from the exons ATGGCTAGCGTCAGCACCAATGCCGTCGCGCTGGTCGCACTCCTCTCGATGCTCGTCCCGTCCGCCCGTTCTGCAGTCGACTACAGCATCTCAGCCGCTAGATCCTACAACTCCGGCTGGCTCCCCGCCAAGGCCACCTGGTACGGCCGCCCCAACGGCGCCGGCCCCGACGACAACG GTGGTGCTTGCGGCTTCAAGAACGTGAACCAGTACCCGCTCTCCGCCATGACGTCCTGCGGCAACGAGCCCCTCTTCCAGGGCGGCGCCGGCTGCGGCACCTGCTACCAG ATACGATGCACGAGAGCCAACAACCCTTCGTGCTCCGGCCAGACCAAGACGGTGGTGATCACCGACATGAACTACTACCCCGTGGCCAAGTACCACTTCGACCTCAGCGGCACGGCGTTCGGCGCCCTGGCGATGCCGGGCCGGAACGACCAGCTCCGGCACGCCGGCATCATCGACATGCAGTTCAGGAGGGTGCCCTGCAACTTCGCCGGCATGAAGCTGGGATTCTACGTCCTGCGCGGCGCCAACCCCAACTACCTCCCGGTGCTGGTGCAGTACGCCAACCGGGACGGCACCGTCGTGAAGATGGACCTCATGCGCTCCAGGAACGGCCGCCCGACTGGACGCTGGGAGCCCATGTACCGCTCCTGGGGCTCCGTCTGGCGATGCGACTCCAGGGACGCGCTGCTGGGGCCGCTCTCACTGCGCGTCACCAGCGAGTCCGGCAAGACGCTGGTGGCCAACAATGTCATCCCGAATGGCTGGAAGGGCGACACCAGCTACTCCTCCAACATCCAGTTCCGTTGA